The DNA segment GTGCCGAGATTCGTCGGGCAGGCCGTAAGGTAACCAAGCTTCGGCGTGAAAGCATAATCCAGCTTCGTCTCCAAGAATGAATCCGCACGATCAATATCCTCCCACGCTTCTTTGATCTGGAATCCGGGGCGCAACGCCTGCATGCGCATGTGATCCTCTTCATTGATCATCACACACACGGACTCTTCCTTATTCACCACCAGACCGCTGCCCGCATTCTTGGCCGCATGTTCACGGCTGATGAGATGCCGCTCCATGAGGATCTGCTTGTCCAGCGAACTGAGCTGATCCATGGAAGCCGCATAATGTTTCTTCATCTGCGGCAGGCTTTCGACTGCCGGCTGAATGGTCTCCAATGCCTTCACACGTTCAGGCTTCTTGGCCCAACCGGGAAATGCGAGACCACGAACATTACGAGCCAGTCGCACACGGCTCGATACAACGATCTTGTCGTTCGGCCCCTTGCGCTTGCTTGCTTCGGTGAGCGGCAGGAGAAACTGGTGGATGCTGTCTTGGCTCATACGGACTCCAATTGCTCCAGACGTTTCTTGGTTTCTTTGATCTCGTCACGCAACTGCGCTGCGCGCTCGAAGTCTTCCTCGGTGATAGCCTTATCAAGTTCCTTCTGCATCTTCTTCAGCTTCTCGGAGACATCGCGTGTCTGGGCGATCGCCTTCGGAACCTTGCCCTTATGCTGCACGCCCTTGTGCATGGACTTGAGCATGCTATCGAGCCCTTCAGCAAAGGTCTGGTAACAATCTGCACAACCGAAACGGCCGTTCTTCTTGAAGTCAGCTTGCGTGAAGCCGCATTGCGGGCACTTGATGTCCGCACCGCCGCCCGCCTGCTCCAGTTCTTGAGCGCTGCCCAAGCCAAGAAGAAGGTCGGCCAGCGAGAAGGTGCTCGGGTCACTGACACCCTTTTCCTTCGAGCAGGCTTCGCACAAGTCCACCTTCTGCATCTTGTCCCCTACGATCTGGGTCAGATGCACGGTCGCTTCGTTTTGCTTACAGATGTTACAGAGCATATTCGGCTACTTCTTGAATATGGGCTCACCTGACACTTTCGTCAAAGCATGGTAGCGCTCCACCAATTGCTTTGTGACAGGTCCCGGTGTGCCTTCGCCGATCACGCGTCCATCCACCTTCACCACCGGGATGAGTTCCGCGCCAGTGCCCGTGAGGAAGACCTCGTCAGCGTTGAATACATCATACCGCGTCAGGTTCGGCTCAGACACGGTCAGGCCCATTTCCTTCGCCAATTCCATCACCACGCCACGCGTGATGCCGTAGAGCGCGCCAGCGGACAGCGGCGGCGTCAGCAGATTGTTCCCCTTCACGAGGAAGATATTATCGCCTGTACACTCTGCCACATATCCCTCAGCATTCAACATGATGGCCTCTTCCACGCCGCCATTGTTGGCTTCGATCTTGGCCAGGATGTTGTTCAGATAGTTCAAGGACTTGATCGCCGGGTTCACCGCGCTGTGCAGATTACGCGTCGTGGGCACCGTGATGATGTCCAAGCCCTTCTGATAAAACTCCGGCGGGTAAAGCTGGATCTTATCCGCGATGATGATAATGACCGGCTTCTTGCAACGCTTCGGGTTCAGCCCCAAACCGCCCGGACCACGAGTCACCACGAGGCGGATGTAACCATCACGCAACTTATTCGCGCGGCAGGTATCCACGACGGCCTTCATCATCTCGGCGTGAGAGATGGGGATGTCCAGCAAGATGGCCTTGGCCGAATAATACAGACGGTCAATGTGTTCCTTCAGCTTGAATACGCGGCCATGATAGGCACGGATGCCCTCGAAAATGCCATCGCCATAGAGCAGGCCGTGATCAAACACGGACACAGTCGCGTTCTTCTCGCTGTAGTACTTGCCGTCGATATATATTTTCATGTCAAAAACGAACTGACGTTAAGGGAAATTTTCATGGATGCGCAACAGGAATTGGAAGAAAGAAAACCCTCCCTCTCCGTTGCCAATCTCCTATTGGACAACGATTTGACCATCTACCAACCGCACCACACGCTCCGCTCGTTCGGCTACTTTGTCATCATGAGTGGCGATGACCATCGTGGTGCCCTGCTCTTTTTGCAATTCACGGAGCAAATCCATGATCTCGCCGCCGGTCTTAGAATCCAGATTGCCCGTAGGTTCATCCGCCAACAGAAGCGTGGGTTGATTCATCAAAGCCCGCGCAATCGCCACCCGCTGCTGTTCGCCACCGGAAAGCTCCGTAGGTCGATGATCCAAACGATGCGCCAACCCCACTCGTGTCAACACGGCCCGACCACGCTTCTCTGCTTCATCGGCTGACATGCGCATGAGCCGCCCCGGCACGCAAACATTCTCCAACGCATCCAGCTCCGGGAGCAAATGGTAAGATTGAAAAATGAATCCCATCCGCTTACCCCGCAAATTCGCCAGCGAACTGCCGGACATCTTCGTCAGTTCTAGATTTTCAAAGTGGATGTCACCTGCATCAGCCTGGTCCAGCCCGCCCAGCAAATGCAAGAGCGTGCTCTTACCGGCGCCGGAAGCACCTTGCAGCGCCACGAACTCGCCACGTTGAACTGTCAGCGAGACGCCTTTCAACACCTCGATCTGCCGTTTGCCGATCTGATAGCTCTTCCGCACATTTACGGCGGAGAGCAACTGCTGTGGCGTGGCGTTACTCATGGCGCAAGGCCTCCACAGGTTTCATTCTTGCCGCGATGTATGCCGGAATAACCCCCGCCCCTAGAGAGATCAACAAGGAACCAAAACCGATGATCACCAAGTCACTCGGGATGATAAGCACGGGCAAGTTGTAGAGTTGATAGATACCGGCATCTAACAAGTTTGAACCCGTGATCTTGTTCATCAGCCCCAAGAATTCATTCCGCCAATGCAGAGCCGTGAATCCGAGTGCAAATCCGGTCCCCACACCGAGCGCACCCACAAAAGTGCTCTGAATCAGAAACAGGCTCATGATCTGGCTTCTGGAAGCACCCAAAGCTTTTAAGATGCCGATCTCATGAGTCTTCTGCACCACAAAGGTGATGAGTGAACACGTGATGCAGAACGA comes from the Verrucomicrobiia bacterium genome and includes:
- a CDS encoding UvrB/UvrC motif-containing protein; translation: MHLTQIVGDKMQKVDLCEACSKEKGVSDPSTFSLADLLLGLGSAQELEQAGGGADIKCPQCGFTQADFKKNGRFGCADCYQTFAEGLDSMLKSMHKGVQHKGKVPKAIAQTRDVSEKLKKMQKELDKAITEEDFERAAQLRDEIKETKKRLEQLESV
- the ilvE gene encoding branched-chain-amino-acid transaminase is translated as MKIYIDGKYYSEKNATVSVFDHGLLYGDGIFEGIRAYHGRVFKLKEHIDRLYYSAKAILLDIPISHAEMMKAVVDTCRANKLRDGYIRLVVTRGPGGLGLNPKRCKKPVIIIIADKIQLYPPEFYQKGLDIITVPTTRNLHSAVNPAIKSLNYLNNILAKIEANNGGVEEAIMLNAEGYVAECTGDNIFLVKGNNLLTPPLSAGALYGITRGVVMELAKEMGLTVSEPNLTRYDVFNADEVFLTGTGAELIPVVKVDGRVIGEGTPGPVTKQLVERYHALTKVSGEPIFKK
- a CDS encoding ABC transporter ATP-binding protein, which codes for MSNATPQQLLSAVNVRKSYQIGKRQIEVLKGVSLTVQRGEFVALQGASGAGKSTLLHLLGGLDQADAGDIHFENLELTKMSGSSLANLRGKRMGFIFQSYHLLPELDALENVCVPGRLMRMSADEAEKRGRAVLTRVGLAHRLDHRPTELSGGEQQRVAIARALMNQPTLLLADEPTGNLDSKTGGEIMDLLRELQKEQGTTMVIATHDDKVAERAERVVRLVDGQIVVQ